From one Haloferax marinisediminis genomic stretch:
- a CDS encoding flavodoxin domain-containing protein: protein MVSILVVYESGEGQTAKVSEYVENVLTARGHDVTVRRVADAADVDVTLYDAVLVGSPVHYRTHLPEVVEFIEANLEALSARPNGFFQLSLASTIPLKVAQRGDDAYVDSLVTKTGWQPDHVGRFAGAVTYSQYNPVERMVFKLLAAVTTGDTDTSRDYEYTDWDDVDAFATAFADDVEARLERDTATRRHAGTRRFTWAATGVVLLLGVMAFAYWAAARQFVPAEC, encoded by the coding sequence ATGGTGTCGATACTGGTCGTGTACGAATCCGGTGAGGGACAGACAGCGAAAGTTTCCGAGTACGTCGAGAACGTGCTGACAGCGCGAGGCCACGACGTCACAGTGAGACGCGTCGCCGACGCCGCCGACGTGGACGTCACCCTGTACGATGCCGTTCTCGTCGGGTCTCCAGTCCACTATAGGACGCACCTGCCAGAGGTCGTCGAGTTCATCGAGGCGAATCTGGAGGCGCTCTCCGCACGGCCGAACGGGTTCTTCCAGTTGTCGCTGGCGTCGACGATCCCGCTCAAGGTTGCCCAGCGAGGGGACGACGCCTACGTCGACTCGCTCGTCACAAAAACCGGGTGGCAGCCAGACCACGTAGGGCGCTTCGCTGGTGCAGTGACGTACTCCCAATACAACCCAGTCGAGCGGATGGTGTTCAAACTCCTTGCGGCGGTGACGACCGGTGACACCGATACGTCCCGTGACTACGAGTACACCGACTGGGACGACGTCGACGCGTTCGCCACCGCGTTTGCGGACGACGTCGAAGCACGTCTCGAACGTGACACTGCAACGCGCAGACACGCCGGGACGCGACGCTTCACGTGGGCGGCCACAGGCGTCGTACTCCTCCTCGGAGTGATGGCGTTCGCCTACTGGGCGGCCGCTCGACAGTTCGTCCCAGCGGAGTGCT